DNA sequence from the Halococcus salifodinae DSM 8989 genome:
ACGTGGTTGTGGACTCCTTCTACGAGAACATCGGGAGCTTCGTCGAGATCGCCTCGACGGGTGCGTTGGTGTTCATCACCTTCATCGGGTTCTCGGCGATCGCCACCAACGCCGACGAGATCAAAGACCCCGGCAACACCATCCCGAAGGCCATCTACATCTCGATGGGGTTCGTGACGTTCCTCTACGCGCTCGTGGTGTTGGTGATCGTGATCGGGATCAACGACCAGCAGTTCCTCTCCTTCCTCACGGGGAACGTGAATCTCGGTGATCTCTCCCCGACGCAGTACGTCGCCGCAAACGGCGAGGTCTCGATGGCGTACGCCGCCCAGTACTACCTCGGCAACGTCGGCTTCTACGTCATCATCGTGGGCGCGCTGTTCTCGATGCTCAGCGCGGCGAACGCCACAGTGTTAGCGGGTTCGCGGGTCAAGCTCGCGCTGGCGCGTCGCAACCATCTCCCCGAACGGTTCGAGGAGCTCCATCCCGAGCACGGAACGCCGTACAACGCGGTGTTGCTCACCGGCGGCTTCATCCTCACGTTCATCCTGATATTCACCGTGCTCTTCGGGGAGATTCCCGGCAGTGCCGAGTCGAGCTTCGTCCACAGCCTGCTCGGGCTCCCCCTCTTCGGCGTCCATCTCGGTCTCGAAAGCGTCACCGGCGTCGCCAACGTCCTGCTGTTGGGTGGGTTTGCCGTCGTCAACGTCGCCCTCATCGCGTCACGCCGCAAGTTTCCCGATCTCGATCGGGGATTCCAGGTCCCCCTCGTCCCCTACGTGCCGGCACTCGCGGTGGTCTTGAACGTCCTCCTGATCGCGAGTCTCGGCCTCCGGACCGTCGTCCTCGGACTCGTCGCGGAGGCGATCGGGATCGCCTTCTGGTTCGCGTGGAAAGGCCGCGCCCCCTCGACCGACGAGATCGAACGCGAGACCCCGACGGTGATCTCCCAGCGGACTCCGACCGATCGCGACGAGCGGATCGTCGTGCCGATCGCGAACCCCGACAACGTCGATCAGCTCCTCCGGACGGCCGCCGACATCGCCGCCGATCGGGGCGCGGAGGTGCTCGCGATAAGCGTCGTCACGATCCCGAGCCAGACACCGCTCTCGCGCGGCGAGGAGTACATCGACGACGAGCGCGAGATCCTCCGCCGCGTCGTCTCGGCCAGAGCCGACGGCGGCACGCCGGAGGCGGATCCGGCGGTGGAGATCGACACTGAGGACAACGTGGGGACCGACACCGAGAACGTCCACGGCACGCTCGACGTTCACGACATCGAGGTGCCGATCAGCGCGACGATCCGCATCAGCCATCGCGTCGACACGGCCATCCTCAACACGATCGAGCAGTACGACGCGGACGCCGTGCTGATGGGGTGGGGTGCGCGCGGGTCGCGCCGCCGCGAGATCGTCTTCGGCAGCGTGGTCGATACGATCGCCACCGAGGCCGACTGTGACGTGCTGGTCGAACGGCTCGGCCCGGACGCGACCGGCACCGTCGACTCGGTGCTCCT
Encoded proteins:
- a CDS encoding amino acid permease, producing the protein MSDAAADDASEVSTELDRSIGLLGALAIGIGTMIAAGIFVLSGLAVSNVGTVAIVSFVIAALIAALTAAAYAEFSSIYFESGGGYMYVSETFDADWTYIMGWTMIVGYPASAAFYLASFSDWFYRFIYPLIGIPQSVPFWLPGIGVLGLLVYINSQGSEESSQFQIAVTAAKIALLILFLYGGLQAFSADVVVDSFYENIGSFVEIASTGALVFITFIGFSAIATNADEIKDPGNTIPKAIYISMGFVTFLYALVVLVIVIGINDQQFLSFLTGNVNLGDLSPTQYVAANGEVSMAYAAQYYLGNVGFYVIIVGALFSMLSAANATVLAGSRVKLALARRNHLPERFEELHPEHGTPYNAVLLTGGFILTFILIFTVLFGEIPGSAESSFVHSLLGLPLFGVHLGLESVTGVANVLLLGGFAVVNVALIASRRKFPDLDRGFQVPLVPYVPALAVVLNVLLIASLGLRTVVLGLVAEAIGIAFWFAWKGRAPSTDEIERETPTVISQRTPTDRDERIVVPIANPDNVDQLLRTAADIAADRGAEVLAISVVTIPSQTPLSRGEEYIDDEREILRRVVSARADGGTPEADPAVEIDTEDNVGTDTENVHGTLDVHDIEVPISATIRISHRVDTAILNTIEQYDADAVLMGWGARGSRRREIVFGSVVDTIATEADCDVLVERLGPDATGTVDSVLLPTAGGPHTELAAEICRAVCLATDARAEVLSVADGSGADESEARERVTETAERLREVGIDVETTVADGDVVERIVERSAEHDLTLVGSTREGVLQQFVFGAIPEEVAREADDTVLVAKRNVDLPSQLLRSIRQWLR